The following proteins are co-located in the Vigna angularis cultivar LongXiaoDou No.4 chromosome 2, ASM1680809v1, whole genome shotgun sequence genome:
- the LOC108329486 gene encoding uncharacterized protein LOC108329486 isoform X1: MQSHLVVGSISIGRYGGAADSSPFHSAAPSCWTNPPRRCTPLVVASSSPTAINGGQNHYAVLGVARNATAVEIKRAYRLLARKYHPDVSKDPHSEELFKSIRHAYEVLSNEATRVQYDQELHFSHNSHREKWSYSTEFEDQVRVYRWAHLRKKMHSERYWEHGNVSEDYNSETEEEEDEENLDEQRGSFIEVLRSAFLSLFLFQTFGSRLSLTFSGLTALLDQKLDTGYKIGYVIAWILGGRGGILLTLCLSFASWVCGKTSSSVVALIVVAMWVGSYLARYAPLPQGALLALLYMSIKLQSDLI; the protein is encoded by the exons ATGCAATCGCACCTTGTGGTGGGATCCATCTCCATAGGACGCTATGGTGGCGCCGCCGATTCCAGCCCCTTCCACTCCGCCGCACCTTCCTGCTGGACCAACCCTCCTCGCCGGTGCACTCCACTCGTCGTGGCCTCCTCCTCGCCCACTGCCATCAACGGCGGCCAGAATCACTACGCCGTGCTCGGAGTCGCCCGCAATGCCACCGCCGTCGAGATCAAACGCGCTTATCGCCTCCTCGCCCGCAAG TACCATCCCGATGTTAGCAAGGATCCGCATTCTGAGGAGTTATTCAAGAGCATCCGTCACGCATATGAA GTACTATCCAATGAAGCAACTAGAGTTCAGTATGATCAAGAACTTCACTTTAGTCACAACTCTCACAGGGAAAAATGGAGTTACAGTACTGAGTTTGAAGATCAGGTAAGAGTCTATAGATGGGCTCACCTGAGGAAAAAAATGCATAGTGAAAGATACTGGGAGCATGGCAATGTTAGTGAGGATTACAACAGTGAAACtgaggaggaagaagatgaagaaaatttagatgaaCAGAGGGGTTCTTTTATTGAAGTGCTTAGATCAGCGTTCTtgtcattatttttgtttcagaCGTTTGGATCCCGACTCTCTCTTACATTTAGTGGCCTGACAGCATTGCTTGATCAAAAGTTAGACACGGGCTATAAAATTGGGTATGTAATAGCATGGATTTTGGGCGGGAGGGGTGGCATATTGCTAACATTGTGCTTGTCTTTTGCAAGTTGGGTTTGCGGGAAAACCAGTAGTAGTGTTGTTGCACTAATTGTGGTGGCCATGTGGGTTGGCTCCTACCTTGCAAGGTATGCACCACTTCCCCAAGGTGCTCTATTGGCGCTTCTCTACATGTCCATTAAGCTACAGTCTGACCTAATATAG
- the LOC108329486 gene encoding uncharacterized protein LOC108329486 isoform X2 translates to MQSHLVVGSISIGRYGGAADSSPFHSAAPSCWTNPPRRCTPLVVASSSPTAINGGQNHYAVLGVARNATAVEIKRAYRLLARKYHPDVSKDPHSEELFKSIRHAYEVLSNEATRVQYDQELHFSHNSHREKWSYSTEFEDQVRVYRWAHLRKKMHSERYWEHGNVSEDYNSETEEEEDEENLDEQRGSFIEVLRSAFLSLFLFQTFGSRLSLTFSGLTALLDQKLDTGYKIGWVCGKTSSSVVALIVVAMWVGSYLARYAPLPQGALLALLYMSIKLQSDLI, encoded by the exons ATGCAATCGCACCTTGTGGTGGGATCCATCTCCATAGGACGCTATGGTGGCGCCGCCGATTCCAGCCCCTTCCACTCCGCCGCACCTTCCTGCTGGACCAACCCTCCTCGCCGGTGCACTCCACTCGTCGTGGCCTCCTCCTCGCCCACTGCCATCAACGGCGGCCAGAATCACTACGCCGTGCTCGGAGTCGCCCGCAATGCCACCGCCGTCGAGATCAAACGCGCTTATCGCCTCCTCGCCCGCAAG TACCATCCCGATGTTAGCAAGGATCCGCATTCTGAGGAGTTATTCAAGAGCATCCGTCACGCATATGAA GTACTATCCAATGAAGCAACTAGAGTTCAGTATGATCAAGAACTTCACTTTAGTCACAACTCTCACAGGGAAAAATGGAGTTACAGTACTGAGTTTGAAGATCAGGTAAGAGTCTATAGATGGGCTCACCTGAGGAAAAAAATGCATAGTGAAAGATACTGGGAGCATGGCAATGTTAGTGAGGATTACAACAGTGAAACtgaggaggaagaagatgaagaaaatttagatgaaCAGAGGGGTTCTTTTATTGAAGTGCTTAGATCAGCGTTCTtgtcattatttttgtttcagaCGTTTGGATCCCGACTCTCTCTTACATTTAGTGGCCTGACAGCATTGCTTGATCAAAAGTTAGACACGGGCTATAAAATTGG TTGGGTTTGCGGGAAAACCAGTAGTAGTGTTGTTGCACTAATTGTGGTGGCCATGTGGGTTGGCTCCTACCTTGCAAGGTATGCACCACTTCCCCAAGGTGCTCTATTGGCGCTTCTCTACATGTCCATTAAGCTACAGTCTGACCTAATATAG
- the LOC128195208 gene encoding uncharacterized protein LOC128195208, whose amino-acid sequence MCPLRFILVFFSAALAAYFAWTTVRSSPEIDLTTQDQNNKASSNKDHFSFNKMIQNGFWVFVDMASGRYIWRNLISRTDVVQVKSS is encoded by the exons ATGTGTCCTCTCAGGTTCATCCTTGTCTTTTTCTCCGCCGCATTGGCAGCTTATTTTGCCTGGACCACCGTACGTTCCTCCCCAGAGATTGACCTCACCACCCAAGACCAGAACAACAAAGCCTCCTCCAATAAGGATCATTTCAGTTTCAACAAG ATGATTCAGAATGGATTCTGGGTATTTGTTGACATGGCCAGCGGGAGGTATATATGGAGAAATTTGATATCCAGGACAGATGTTGTTCAAGTAAAGAGCTCTTAG
- the LOC108328924 gene encoding uncharacterized protein LOC108328924 isoform X1 — protein sequence MFSSWPEDKMTIEELEALSVLTSLPRPFSSRQLINCLEFDDADARVFEIMGRKGSGRNWFQSIGNERAEGDRPGSSSRHAPGQQRTQVQPTGPAVVSVSMDETTGVEEQPLIRKRRVKAVDAGGAASKKRKEVVDETERPLPLGIWDPSFMLGHKVDLNLDDSEKKVVENMTEQQIADAMLEMTTRAQMLAWHMAYASDRGMLRVELEKARTQLKELTEAHAGCDSKQKRSEQLVREAEVLLNEARNVGLTFKKERDQVSCELEQAKKAMAALIKERDDWRAETLESRELVEELKDAIMIEHTRGFRKALRQAGHLLEVSTEGVEFDVRKDVYEGQLKPLNEIPEDAFMDVEEDEEVIANDRPEEAAAVDEPAVETVGDAAGDTPNIVID from the exons ATGTTCTCCTCTTGGCCTGAAGATAAGATGACGATTGAAGAGTTAGAGGCTCTGAGTGTGTTGACCTCGTTGCCCCGTCCCTTTTCTTCCCGTCAGCTTATAAACTGCCTTGAGTTCGATGACGCTGATGCGAGGGTGTTTG AGATAATGGGGAGAAAGGGAAGTGGCAGAAATTGGTTCCAGTCCATCGGCAATGAGAGGGCTGAAGGTGACCGCCCAGGGTCGTCTTCCAGACATGCACCTGGTCAACAACGTACCCAAGTGCAACCAACTGGTCCAGCTGTGGTGTCGGTCTCGATGGACGAAACAACGGGTGTTGAAGAGCAACCTTTGATACGAAAAAGGAGGGTGAAGGCGGTCGACGCTGGCGGAGCTGCGTCGAAGAAAAGAAAGGAGGTAGTTGATGAGACAGAGCGTCCCCTCCCACTCGGCATATGGGACCCCTCCTTTATGCTGGGCCATAAGGTCGATCTCAACCTGGACGACTCGGAGAAGAAGGTTGTAGAGAACATGACCGAGCAACAAATTGCCGACGCCATGCTGGAAATGACGACTCGGGCTCAAATGTTGGCTTGGCATATGGCCTACGCCTCTGATAGAGGTATGCTTCGGGTTGAGCTGGAGAAGGCGCGGACTCAGCTGAAAGAACTTACTGAGGCTCATGCCGGATGCGACTCAAAGCAGAAGCGTTCAGAGCAGCTCGTTAGAGAGGCTGAAGTGCTGTTGAATGAAGCCCGGAATGTCGGCCTGACCTTTAAAAAGGAGCGTGATCAAGTGTCGTGCGAGCTGGAGCAGGCCAAGAAGGCAATGGCGGCATTGATCAAGGAGAGGGATGACTGGCGGGCGGAAACCTTAGAAAGCAGAGAGCTAGTAGAAGAACTGAAGGATGCGATAATGATTGAACATACCAGGGGCTTCCGGAAGGCTCTGAGGCAAGCCGGACACTTACTGGAGGTGTCGACGGAGGGAGTGGAGTTTGACGTTCGGAAGGACGTGTATGAGGGTCAATTGAAACCTCTTAACGAAATTCCTGAAGATGCCTTCATGGACGTGGAAGAGGATGAAGAGGTGATTGCGAACGATAGGCCTGAGGAAGCGGCCGCCGTGGATGAACCGGCTGTGGAGACTGTCGGAGATGCTGCTGGCGACACGCCTAATATTGTAATAGACTAG